CCAGGAGGCGTTCACCGGCCTGCACCGCCACTGGTCCAACCTGCGGGACGCCCAAGCCGCCGTCGGCTACCTGCGCACCGCCGTGGTCAACGGCTCCCGCAGCGTCCTGCGCCGCCGCAAGACCGCCCGCGACTACACCCCGCCCCACGTGGCCAACGCCAGGTCGGCCGAGAGCCTGGCCATGCTCACCGCGGAGCACCAGGCCGTGGTGGCCGCCCTCTCCCAGCTCCCCCCGCGCCAACGCGAGGTCCTGGTCCTCCGCTACTACGGCGACCTCTCGGAAGCCGAGATCGCCGAGGCCACCGGCATCTCCAAGGGCACCGTGAAGAGCACGGCCAGCCGAGCCCTGGACGCCCTGCAAAAGATCATGGCCTCCCGCTAGACCACACCCCGCAGCCGCCACCCACCCACGGCCGCCACCCACCCACGGCCGCCACCCACCCACGGCCGCCGCGCAACCGCGCGCAACCCGCCCCCTCGCCCGCCCGTCCCCTCTCCCGGCGGCCTGCCCGGCGGCGAGCGCCGCCCGTGAACCACCGGCCGGCAGGTCAACCCCACCCCGAACCGTCTCGCCAACACACCCGATCGACCCCAATCCGACACTTGGTATAGACCAATGGCGGTCACATGCCGCAGTATCGGTCCTCGTGGCGCGCACCAGACACGTGATCGCGGTAGACGTAGGCGGTACCGAGACCAAGGCTGCCCTGATCACAGGCACCCCCTCCCACCTGGACCGACGAGCCCAACGACGCCGCCCCACCCGCCCCACGGGCGACGCCGTGGTCGAGGACGTCACCGCCCTGGTCGACGACCTGCGCGCCGAATCCCCCGCCCCCGTGGACGCGATCGGCCTGGTGGTCCCCGGCATGGTCGACGAACGAACCGGCACCGGCCTCTACTCCGCGAACCTGGACTGGCGCGACTACCCCTTCACCGAGCGCCTCGAAGCAGCCACCCGCACCAGGACCGCCTTCGGCCACGACGTGAGAGCGGGCGGCCTGGCCGAACTGCGCCTGGGCAACGCCCAGGACCTCCGCAACGCCGTGATCATGCCCATCGGCACCGGCATAGCCGCCGCCCTGGTGATCGACAACAGGGTCACCGACGCCCCCGGCGAGATCGGCCACGTCGACGTGGGCCACCCCGACCCCTGCGGCTGCGGCCAAACGGGCTGCGTGGAAGCGCGGGCCGGCAGCGCCGCCATCGCCCGCCGCTACGCCCAGCGCACGAACACCGAGGTCAAAGGCGCCGCCGAAGTGGCCCAGAGGCTCCGCGCGGGCGACCCCGATGCGTCGATCGTGTGGCAGGAGGCGGTCGACGCCCTCGCACGGGGCATCCTGCTGGTGGCATCCCTCCTGGGCCCGGAGGCGGTGGTGCTGGGCGGCGGCCTGGCCCTGGCGGGCCCACTGCTGACCGACCCGCTGGGCCGGCGACTGGACGAGCTGGTCACGTTCCAGCGGCGTCCGGAACTGCGGCTGGCGGCGTTGGGCGACGAGGCCGGGTGCCTCGGTGCCGCGCTGCTGGCCATCGACATGGTGGAGGAAACATGAGCACGTGGGGTGGACCCGTGGACGTGACCCTGACCGGCGGTCGGGTCGTCACGCCCGAGGGGGTGCTCGACCGGGGCTGGATCGCGGTGCGCGACGGCCTGATCGCGGCCGTCGGCGACGGGGCGCCACCGGACGGCCCGACGACCGACGTGAACGGCGGCTGGCTGGTCCCGGGCTTCGTGGACGTCCACTGCCACGGCGGCGGCGGCGAGGCGTTCACCAGCGCCGACCCCGCCCGGGTGATCAAGGCGGCCAACGCGCACCGCAGGCACGGCACGACCACGCTGGTCGCCAGCCTGGTCTCCCGCCCGATCCCGGAGCTGTCCGACCAGGTCAGGGCGCTGACCGACCTCGTCTCCGACGGCGTGCTGGCGGGCATCCACCTGGAGGGCCCCTTCCTCTCGGCCGCCCGCTGCGGCGCGCACGACCCCGCCATCCTCTGCCCGCCGGACCGCGCCTCCCTCGACCGGCTCCTCACCGCCGGCGACGGCGCGGTCAAGATGATCACCATCGCGCCGGAGCTGGACCACGGCGTGGACGCCGTCCGCCACCTGGTCGACAACGGCGTCCTGGCGGCCATCGGCCACACGGACGCCACCGAGGCCCAGATCCGCCCGGCCGTGGAGGCGGGCGCGACCGTCGCCACGCACCTGTTCAACGGCATGCGCCCGCTGCACCACCGCGAGCCGGGCCCGATCGGCGCCCTGCTGGACGACGAGCGCGTCACCGTCGAGCTGATCTGCGACCTGGTCCACCTGCACCCCACCGCCGTCCGCCTGGCCGCGCGGCACGCCGGCACGGGCCGCACCGTGCTGGTCACCGACGCCATCGCCGCCGCGGGCGTCGGCGACGGCATCTACGACGTGGGCGGCCTGGAGGTCCGCGTGGTGGACGGCGTGCCCACCCTCGCCGGCGGCGCGTCCCTGGCCGGCAGCACCCTCACCATGGACGCGGCCTTCCGCAACGCCGTCACCTCCTGCGGCCTGACCGTCGAGGAGGCCGTGCACGCCACCGCCACCCGCCCGGCCCGGCTGCTGGGCCTGGACGTCGGTCGCCTGGCGCCGGGCCTGAGCGCCGACATCGTCGTCCTCGACGGCGACTTCAAGCCCCGCGACGTCATGAGCCGGGGGGCGTGGGTGAAGGACTGAGCGAAGGACCGCCCCCCACCGCACCCCCGCGGTGGAACACTGACCACGTGCCCGAGGACCACGAGAAGCTGGTGGCCGACGCCCTCCGCGCCCAGGCCACCAGCTCCGGGGCGCACCCGCCGGTGACTCCCCCCGACCGCCCCGCCACCCCCCTCCCGGCGGGGTGGGTGCTGCTCCTGGCCGCCCTCCTGGGCCTGGCAGCCGGCACCGTCGTGGCCGTCATCACACTTCGGTGAGCCTGTACCGTGGTGGCCGTGACGGTCGCGCTCACCTCCACGGTTGCCCTCGGTCCGGACTGGCTCGACCCGCAGGTCCTCCTCGCGGGGCTGGGGCCGTACATGCTGGTCGGCCTGTGCTTCATCATCTTCGCCGAGTGCGGCCTGCTGGTGGGCTTCTTCCTCCCCGGCGACTCCCTCCTCTTCACCGCGGGCATGTTCGTCGCGACCGGCCTGCTGGACTACCCGCTGTGGCTGGTCTGCCTGCTGCTCACGGTGTGCGCGATGCTCGGCAACGTGGTGGGCTACTGGATCGGCTACCGCGCCGGCCCGGCCCTGTTCAGCAAGCCCGACTCGAAGATCTTCAAGAAGGAGTACGTCGACAAGACGGAGGAGTTCTTCGACAAGTACGGCGCCCGCGCGATCGTCCTGGCCCGCTTCGTGCCCATCGTGCGCACCTTCATCACCGCCATGGCCGGCGTGGGCCGCATGGACCGGCGCAAGTACTTCACCTACTCCTTCATCGGCGGCATCGCCTGGGCCGCCGGCATCACGGTCCTCGGCTACTTCCTCGGTCAGATCCCGTTCGTGCGGGACAACATCGAGATGATGCTCATCCTGATCGTGCTGATCTCCGTCATCCCGATCGTCATCGAGGTCGTCAAGGCCAAGCGCGAGAAGAAGTCGCTGCTGGCCCAGGAGGTCTCCGACATCACCGAGGTCATCGACCGCGTGGACCTGGACGCCACCCAGCAGATCAAGCGCGTCGACTGACCGACCGGCGGCTCACAGCTCGAACATCGACCCGGGGTTGAACAGGTTCCCCGGGTCCAGCGCCCGCTTGATCTCCCGGTGCACCCGCAACCCCACCGGCCCGATCTCGCGGGCCAGCCACTCCCGCTTGACCTTCCCCACGCCGTGCTCCCCGGTCACCGTGCCGCCCAGCGCGAGCCCCAACCCCAGGATCTCGTCGAACGCCCGCCGGGCCCGCACGAACTCGTCCTCCGACGAGGGGTCGTAAACGATCGTCGGGTGCATGTTGCCGTCCCCGGCGTGCCCCACCACCGCGACCCGCAACCCGACCTCGTCCCCGATCCGCTCGCACCCGGCGATCAGGTCCGCGATCCGGGTCCGGGGCACGCACACGTCATCGGTCAACCAAGCCCCGTACACCTCCAGCGCCGGCAGCACGGCCCGCCGGGCCGCCAGCAGATCGCGCCCCTCCCCCAGGTCGTCGGTCGCGTAGACCAGCACCGCCCCGGCCGACTCGCACGCCTGCCCGATGGCGGCCAGCTCCCGCCGGGCGGCCTCACCCCCGGCATCCGACTGGCACAGCAGCAACGCCCCGTCGGCACCCAGATCGGTCTTGAGGAACCGCTCGACCGCCCGGATGGAAGTGCGGTCCATGATCTCCATCAGCGAGGGCACCACCCCCTCCGCCACCACCCGGCTGACCGCCGCCCCCGCGGCCGCCGTGCCGTCGAACGCGGCCACCAGCGTGGCGGGGGCCTGCGGCAGCGGGCGCAGCGCCAGGGTCGCCCGGGTGATCACCCCGAGCGTGCCCTCGCTGCCCACGAACAGCCGCGTCAGGTCGTACCCGGCCACCCCCTTGACCGTCCGGCGACCGGTCCGCAGCAGCTCCCCGTCGGCGAGCACCACGTCCAGCCCGAGCACCGAGTCCGTGGTGACGCCGTACTTCACGCAGCACAGCCCGCCCGCGTTGGTGGAGAGGTTCCCGCCGATCGTGCACCAGTCGTAGCTGGACGGGTCGGGCGGGTAGAACAGCCCGTGCTTCTCCACCGCGCCGCGCAGGTCGAGGTTGACCACCCCGGGTTCGACCACGGCCAGCCGGTTGTCCGGGTCGACCTCCAGGATCGCGTTCATCCGCACCGTCGCCAGGACGACGCACCCGTCCACGGCGTTCGCCGCGCCCGACAGCCCGCTGCCCGCGCCGCGCGGCACGATGGGCGTCCGGTGCCGGGCGCACGCCCGCACCACCGCCCGCACCTGCTCCGCCGAGGCGGGCAGCACCACGGCCAGCGGCTGCCCGTACGGGGCGAGCGGCATCATGTCCCGCCGGTAGGCCGCGGTGACGTCGGCATCGGTCAGCACGCCGTCGGCGCCGACGGCGTCGTGGAGCTCGGCCAGCAACGACCCCATCCGCCCACGCTAGCCCGCACCCCCGCGCCGACTCCAGCACGTGGCCGGACAACCACGCCCCGTGCTCCACCACACCACCGACCCCGAACCGACGCCAACCTTTCGGCGAGGCGTTGGGCCGGAGTTGTCCAGTCGACCCGCCGAAGCCACGTAGGCTGCACTCGTGGTGTTGTCCGCAACGTCCGAAGCTGTCGCGTTCGGCTCACTTGAGTCCGCAGGTCCCACGGCCGTGTGGCTCATCACGCTGAGCTTCATCTTCTTCGAGTGCGCGTTCGTCTTCGGCCTCTTCCTGCCCGGCGACTCGCTGCTGTTCGCCGCCGGGGTGGTGCTCGCCTCGCACGACAGCGAGGTGTCCGCCTGGCTGCTGTCGCTGGTCGCCCTGGTCGTCGCCGTCGTCGGCAACCAGATCGGCTACTACATCGGCAGGCACACCGGCACGCGCCTGCTCGCCCGCCGCGGCGGCAAGGTGCTGAACAAGGAGAACCTGGCCCGGGCCAGGGACTTCCTGGACCGGCGCGGCTTCTGGGCGATCGTGCTGGCCCGGTGGATCCCGTGGGTGCGCACGCTGGCCCCGATGATCGCGGGCGCGGCGCGCATGGACCCGAAGCGGTTCATGCTGGCCACGACCATCGGCGCGGTCGCGTGGGTGCCGACCCTGGTGCTCGCCGGCTACTACGGCGCCGGCCTGCTGGCCTCCGTGCCGTGGCTGGAGACCGTCGCGGTCGTGGTGAGCATCGCCTTCTTCGTCGGCGGCACGGCGTACGGCCTGGTCCGCTACCGGCAGGAGATGCGCAAGCCGGTCGAAGAGGAGATCGGCACCCCCAACTGACCAGCCGGCCCACCACACCCCCCGGCTCACCACGCCCGGCTCACCGCACCCGGCTCACAGCACCTCCGTGATCAGCAGGTCGGCCGCCGACTTCGAGGCGTTCACCATCAGCGCGTTGACGTGGTCGGTGCCGTGCAGCACGCGTTCCCGCGCCTCCTCCACCGACCGCCCGTACCGGACGTGCCGGTCGATCAGCCGCGCCACCCGCAGGTCCTCGTCGATCATCAGGAACCACGCCTCGTCGAGCACGACCCGCACGCGCTTCCACTTGTCGTACTGCATGAGCAGGTAGTTGCCCTCGGTCACGACCAGCGGCACGGCCGGGTCGACCGGCACCGCGCACGCGATCGGCTCCTCGATCTCGCGGCGGAACTCCGGCGCGTACACCACGTCCGGCCCGCGCGCCTTGAGCCGGCCCAGCAGGTCGACGTAGCCGGGGATGTCGAACGTGTCCGGCGCGCCCTTGCGCCCGGCGATGCCCAGGCGCTCCAGCTCGCGCTGGGCGAGGTGGAAGCCGTCCATCCCGACCAGCGCCGCGTCGGACCCCAGGGCGTCCACCAGCCGGCGCGCCAGCGTCGACTTGCCCGACCCGGGCGCCCCGCCGATGCCGAGCAGCCTGCGCTCCCCGGTGTCCGCCAGCAGCCGCGCCCGGTCGACCAGCTCGTCGAACTTCACCGCCTGTCCCGCCACCGTCCCAGCTCCTCCACCCAGTCCCACGCGTTGTGGCGCACGCGCACCGCGGCGACCTCGTTCGCCCACGCGACGGCGTCGGCCACGTCGTCACCGCGGGCGACCGCGACCGCCAGCGCGCCGTGCCAAGCGTCACCCGCGCCGTTGGTGTCGCGCACCTCGACAACAGGTACCGGTTGCGAGCCGACGGCACCACCGCGCGACCAGGTGACGGGCCGCGGGCCGTGCGTGCGGACCACCAGCGGCACGCCGCGGTCGTGCACCTCGCGCTCGGACAGCTCGAAGCCCTCCGCGCACGCGGCGACGTCCACCAGGGGCAGCAGGTCGTCGAGCACGGGTTTCCAGCTCCCCGCGTCCAGCACCACGGGGACGCCGCGCCGCCGCGCCCGGCGGGCCGCCTCCAGCGCCAGCCGCCCGTGGTGACCGTCCACCAGCACCACGTCGGCCGCCTCCACCAGCCCGGCGGGCACCTCGCCCGCGGCACCGGCACCCGCGGCGTTGCGCGAGACCACGGTCCGCTCGCCGTCGCGCTCCCGCACCACCACCATGCTCAGCGCCGGCCCGCCCGCGCCGACCGAGTGGACCTCCACCGGGCGCAGCCGCTCGCGGGCGAAGCCGCCCAGCTCACCGTCCACGGCGGTCAGCAGCACCGCCCGGTGCCCCAGCGCGGCCACCGCGCGCGCCGCGTTCGCCGCCGGGCCGCCCGGCGCCAGGTGCACGCCGAGCGACTGGACCTTCTGCCCGGGCGCGGGGAACTCGGCCACCACCTGGCTGACGTCCACGGTGGTCAGCCCGACGCAGAGCACCGAAACCACGGTCTGGCCTCCTGGCGGGTAAAGTCGCCACGCAATCGCTTGCGCAGCTCGAACGGGGACGAGCCCATGGTCACCATGCGGGAGGTCGCCG
This portion of the Saccharothrix syringae genome encodes:
- a CDS encoding DedA family protein; this encodes MVAVTVALTSTVALGPDWLDPQVLLAGLGPYMLVGLCFIIFAECGLLVGFFLPGDSLLFTAGMFVATGLLDYPLWLVCLLLTVCAMLGNVVGYWIGYRAGPALFSKPDSKIFKKEYVDKTEEFFDKYGARAIVLARFVPIVRTFITAMAGVGRMDRRKYFTYSFIGGIAWAAGITVLGYFLGQIPFVRDNIEMMLILIVLISVIPIVIEVVKAKREKKSLLAQEVSDITEVIDRVDLDATQQIKRVD
- a CDS encoding SigE family RNA polymerase sigma factor; its protein translation is MVGPDQNSGIARVQDTLTNLRIQDSKPPAPSGPLTLEDLYRQHRMRLVRLALLLVDEPATAEDVVQEAFTGLHRHWSNLRDAQAAVGYLRTAVVNGSRSVLRRRKTARDYTPPHVANARSAESLAMLTAEHQAVVAALSQLPPRQREVLVLRYYGDLSEAEIAEATGISKGTVKSTASRALDALQKIMASR
- a CDS encoding FAD-binding oxidoreductase, whose product is MGSLLAELHDAVGADGVLTDADVTAAYRRDMMPLAPYGQPLAVVLPASAEQVRAVVRACARHRTPIVPRGAGSGLSGAANAVDGCVVLATVRMNAILEVDPDNRLAVVEPGVVNLDLRGAVEKHGLFYPPDPSSYDWCTIGGNLSTNAGGLCCVKYGVTTDSVLGLDVVLADGELLRTGRRTVKGVAGYDLTRLFVGSEGTLGVITRATLALRPLPQAPATLVAAFDGTAAAGAAVSRVVAEGVVPSLMEIMDRTSIRAVERFLKTDLGADGALLLCQSDAGGEAARRELAAIGQACESAGAVLVYATDDLGEGRDLLAARRAVLPALEVYGAWLTDDVCVPRTRIADLIAGCERIGDEVGLRVAVVGHAGDGNMHPTIVYDPSSEDEFVRARRAFDEILGLGLALGGTVTGEHGVGKVKREWLAREIGPVGLRVHREIKRALDPGNLFNPGSMFEL
- a CDS encoding carbohydrate kinase family protein; translation: MLCVGLTTVDVSQVVAEFPAPGQKVQSLGVHLAPGGPAANAARAVAALGHRAVLLTAVDGELGGFARERLRPVEVHSVGAGGPALSMVVVRERDGERTVVSRNAAGAGAAGEVPAGLVEAADVVLVDGHHGRLALEAARRARRRGVPVVLDAGSWKPVLDDLLPLVDVAACAEGFELSEREVHDRGVPLVVRTHGPRPVTWSRGGAVGSQPVPVVEVRDTNGAGDAWHGALAVAVARGDDVADAVAWANEVAAVRVRHNAWDWVEELGRWRDRR
- a CDS encoding nucleoside/nucleotide kinase family protein, which codes for MAGQAVKFDELVDRARLLADTGERRLLGIGGAPGSGKSTLARRLVDALGSDAALVGMDGFHLAQRELERLGIAGRKGAPDTFDIPGYVDLLGRLKARGPDVVYAPEFRREIEEPIACAVPVDPAVPLVVTEGNYLLMQYDKWKRVRVVLDEAWFLMIDEDLRVARLIDRHVRYGRSVEEARERVLHGTDHVNALMVNASKSAADLLITEVL
- a CDS encoding ROK family protein, whose product is MIAVDVGGTETKAALITGTPSHLDRRAQRRRPTRPTGDAVVEDVTALVDDLRAESPAPVDAIGLVVPGMVDERTGTGLYSANLDWRDYPFTERLEAATRTRTAFGHDVRAGGLAELRLGNAQDLRNAVIMPIGTGIAAALVIDNRVTDAPGEIGHVDVGHPDPCGCGQTGCVEARAGSAAIARRYAQRTNTEVKGAAEVAQRLRAGDPDASIVWQEAVDALARGILLVASLLGPEAVVLGGGLALAGPLLTDPLGRRLDELVTFQRRPELRLAALGDEAGCLGAALLAIDMVEET
- the nagA gene encoding N-acetylglucosamine-6-phosphate deacetylase, with product MSTWGGPVDVTLTGGRVVTPEGVLDRGWIAVRDGLIAAVGDGAPPDGPTTDVNGGWLVPGFVDVHCHGGGGEAFTSADPARVIKAANAHRRHGTTTLVASLVSRPIPELSDQVRALTDLVSDGVLAGIHLEGPFLSAARCGAHDPAILCPPDRASLDRLLTAGDGAVKMITIAPELDHGVDAVRHLVDNGVLAAIGHTDATEAQIRPAVEAGATVATHLFNGMRPLHHREPGPIGALLDDERVTVELICDLVHLHPTAVRLAARHAGTGRTVLVTDAIAAAGVGDGIYDVGGLEVRVVDGVPTLAGGASLAGSTLTMDAAFRNAVTSCGLTVEEAVHATATRPARLLGLDVGRLAPGLSADIVVLDGDFKPRDVMSRGAWVKD
- a CDS encoding DedA family protein gives rise to the protein MVLSATSEAVAFGSLESAGPTAVWLITLSFIFFECAFVFGLFLPGDSLLFAAGVVLASHDSEVSAWLLSLVALVVAVVGNQIGYYIGRHTGTRLLARRGGKVLNKENLARARDFLDRRGFWAIVLARWIPWVRTLAPMIAGAARMDPKRFMLATTIGAVAWVPTLVLAGYYGAGLLASVPWLETVAVVVSIAFFVGGTAYGLVRYRQEMRKPVEEEIGTPN